Proteins co-encoded in one Setaria viridis chromosome 9, Setaria_viridis_v4.0, whole genome shotgun sequence genomic window:
- the LOC117838653 gene encoding methionine gamma-lyase: MAQAMAAASELISTTLKRPFGSDGPLGDDNGGGALAHADEKPKARRREADPAAALAAARHEFGEHGGVNMSIEASATFTVMEPDTMRRLFAGELGPDRGDMYIYSRHFNPTVLALGRQMAALEATEAAYCTASGMSAISSVLMQLVGVGGHVVASRCLYGGTHALLSTFLPRTSGVRATFVDADDEAAVRAAVVPGETRVVYVETMSNPTLAVADIPMLARVAHEAGAKLVVDNTFTPVVVTPARLGADVVVHSVSKFISGGADIIAGAICGPASLVNAMMDLQEGALMLLGPTMNAKVAFELSERLPHLPLRMQEHSRRALAFASRMQRLGLRVLYPGLPDHPHHARLSAMANPGYGSGGMLCVDMGTEDRANRLMHHLQNTTQFGLMAVSLGYYETLMSCSGSSTSSEMPPEDRAKAGISPGLVRMSVGYNGTLEQRWAQFERALALMQPVPAPLHHKPGAAADRDVLDAGTTIHRKH, from the exons ATGGCCcaggccatggccgccgcctccgagctGATCAGCACCACCCTGAAGCGCCCGTTCGGGAGCGACGGGCCACTCGGCGacgacaacggcggcggcgcgctcgcccacgccgaCGAGAAGCCCAAGGCGCGCCGCCGGGAGGCGgaccccgcggcggcgctggccgcaGCGCGGCACGAGTTCGGGGAGCACGGCGGCGTGAACATGTCCATCGAGGCGTCGGCGACGTTCACGGTGATGGAGCCGGACACCATGCGGCGTCTCTTCGCCGGGGAGCTCGGCCCCGACCGCGGCGACATGTACATCTACAGCCGTCACTTCAACCCTACGGTGCTGGCGCTGGGCCGGCAGATGGCGGCGCTGGAGGCCACCGAGGCCGCCTACTGCACGGCGTCGGGGATGTCCGCCATCTCCTCCGTGCTGATGCAGCTGGTCGGGGTGGGGGGCCACGTGGTGGCGTCGAGGTGCCTGTACGGCGGCACCCACGCGCTGCTGTCCACGTTCCTGCCGCGGACCTCCGGGGTGCGCGCCACGTTCGtggacgccgacgacgaggccgccgtgcgcgccgccgTGGTGCCCGGGGAGACGCGGGTGGTGTACGTGGAGACGATGTCGAACCCGACGCTGGCCGTCGCGGACATCCCGATGCTGGCGCGGGTGGCGCACGAGGCCGGGGCCAAGCTCGTGGTGGACAACACCTTCACCCCCGTCGTCGTCACCCCGGCCCGCCTGGGCGCCGACGTCGTCGTCCACAGCGTGTCCAAGTTCatcagcggcggcgccgacatCATCGCCG GCGCCATCTGCGGGCCGGCGAGCCTGGTGAACGCGATGATGGACCTGCAGGAGGGCGCGCTGATGCTGCTGGGCCCGACGATGAACGCCAAGGTGGCCTTCGAGCTCTCGGAgcgcctcccccacctccccctACGCATGCAGGAGCACTCGCGCCGCGCCCTGGCGTTCGCGTCCCGGATGCAGCGCCTGGGCCTGCGCGTCCTCTACCCGGGCCTCCCGGACCACCCGCACCACGCCCGCCTGAGCGCCATGGCCAACCCGGGCTACGGCTCCGGCGGTATGCTCTGCGTCGACATGGGCACCGAGGACCGCGCCAAccgcctcatgcaccacctccAGAACACCACCCAGTTCGGCCTCATGGCCGTCAGCCTGGGGTACTACGAGACGCTCATGTCCTGCTCCGggagcagcaccagcagcgAGATGCCGCCCGAGGACCGCGCCAAGGCCGGGATCTCGCCGGGGCTCGTCCGCATGTCCGTCGGCTACAACGGCACGCTCGAGCAGCGTTGGGCGCAGTTCGAGCGCGCCCTCGCGCTCATGCAGCCAGTACCGGCGCCGCTGCACCACaagcccggcgccgccgccgaccgcgacGTCCTCGACGCCGGCACCACCATCCACCGCAAGCACTGA
- the LOC117838654 gene encoding pyridoxal reductase, chloroplastic isoform X1 has translation MALPPAAGAAAAPVTPFAAQPRGHGGGGLRRTSPAPPAAALRLGPLFWPWEKVKVGPLSVSPMGFGTWAWGNQLLWGYQESMDSELQECFNLALKNGINLFDTADSYGTGKLNGQSERLLGRFIREFEGPIKSPDDVVIATKFAAYPWRLTSGQFVGACKSSLERLQLDRLGIGQLHWSTANYAPLQERALWDGLVEMYEKGLVRAVGVSNYGPKQLLKIHSYLASKGVPLSSAQVQFSLLSMGDEQMELKTVCDSLGIRLIAYSPLGLGMLTGKYDASNLPKGPRSVLFRQILPGLESLLSCLRRIAEKKGKTMSQVAINWCICRGTIPIPGVKTVRHVEENLGALGWRLSPAEISELESAAMAAPKRMIQNVFQTA, from the exons ATGGCTCTGCCGCCGGCCgcaggggcggcagcggcgccggtgACGCCCTTCGCCGCGCAGCCGCGTGGGCACGGTGGAGGCGGTCTCAGGcggacgtcgccggcgccgccggccgcggcgctgcGGCTCGGGCCCCTCTTCTGGCCGTGGGAAAAG GTGAAAGTTGGTCCCCTGTCTGTTTCCCCCATGGGCTTTGGAACGTGGGCTTGGGGAAATCAGCTGCTCTGGGGCTATCAAGAAAGTATGGACAGTGAACTTCAGGAATGCTTCAATCTGGCTCTGAAGAATGGCATAAACCTTTTTGACACTGCGGACTCTTACGGAACTGGAAAGTTGAATGGACAGAGCGAACGGTTACTTGGTAGATTTATACGTGAGTTTGAAG GGCCGATCAAATCTCCAGATGATGTGGTCATTGCAACGAAGTTTGCTGCATATCCTTGGCGACTTACATCGGGCCAGTTTGTCGGAGCTTGCAA ATCTTCTTTGGAAAGATTGCAACTAGATCGGCTTGGAATAGGGCAGCTGCATTGGTCCACTGCTAACTATGCACCTTTACAGGAACGTGCTCTCTGGGATGGTCTAGTTGAAATGTATGAAAAG GGCCTCGTTCGTGCTGTTGGTGTCAGCAATTACGGACCGAAGCAGCTTCTGAAGATCCACAGCTATCTAGCTTCTAAAGGTGTTCCCTTGAGCTCAGCTCAG GTTCAGTTCTCACTACTGAGCATGGGTGACGAGCAGATGGAACTGAAAACCGTGTGTGACTCGTTGGGCATTCGTCTCATCGCATATAGTCCGCTTGGGTTAGGGATGCTGACCGGAAAGTATGATGCTTCTAACCTTCCAAAAGGACCAAG GTCTGTGTTGTTCCGGCAAATTCTTCCTGGGTTGGAGTCTTTGCTGTCCTGTCTAAGAAGAATTGCAGAAAAGAAGGGGAAAACCATGTCTCAG GTGGCCATAAACTGGTGCATCTGCAGAGGCACGATCCCTATCCCCGGCGTGAAAACGGTCAGGCACGTCGAGGAGAACTTGGGCGCGCTCGGCTGGAGGCTGAGCCCCGCTGAGATCTCAGAGCTCGAGTCCGCGGCGATGGCAGCTCCGAAGAGAATGATCCAGAACGTCTTTCAGACTGCCTGA
- the LOC117838654 gene encoding pyridoxal reductase, chloroplastic isoform X2: MALPPAAGAAAAPVTPFAAQPRGHGGGGLRRTSPAPPAAALRLGPLFWPWEKVKVGPLSVSPMGFGTWAWGNQLLWGYQESMDSELQECFNLALKNGINLFDTADSYGTGKLNGQSERLLGRFIREFEGPIKSPDDVVIATKFAAYPWRLTSGQFVGACKSSLERLQLDRLGIGQLHWSTANYAPLQERALWDGLVEMYEKGLVRAVGVSNYGPKQLLKIHSYLASKGVPLSSAQVQFSLLSMGDEQMELKTVCDSLGIRLIAYSPLGLGMLTGKYDASNLPKGPRSVLFRQILPGLESLLSCLRRIAEKKGKTMSQVVFSCTQYNYASMHRANDGGGMPEF, translated from the exons ATGGCTCTGCCGCCGGCCgcaggggcggcagcggcgccggtgACGCCCTTCGCCGCGCAGCCGCGTGGGCACGGTGGAGGCGGTCTCAGGcggacgtcgccggcgccgccggccgcggcgctgcGGCTCGGGCCCCTCTTCTGGCCGTGGGAAAAG GTGAAAGTTGGTCCCCTGTCTGTTTCCCCCATGGGCTTTGGAACGTGGGCTTGGGGAAATCAGCTGCTCTGGGGCTATCAAGAAAGTATGGACAGTGAACTTCAGGAATGCTTCAATCTGGCTCTGAAGAATGGCATAAACCTTTTTGACACTGCGGACTCTTACGGAACTGGAAAGTTGAATGGACAGAGCGAACGGTTACTTGGTAGATTTATACGTGAGTTTGAAG GGCCGATCAAATCTCCAGATGATGTGGTCATTGCAACGAAGTTTGCTGCATATCCTTGGCGACTTACATCGGGCCAGTTTGTCGGAGCTTGCAA ATCTTCTTTGGAAAGATTGCAACTAGATCGGCTTGGAATAGGGCAGCTGCATTGGTCCACTGCTAACTATGCACCTTTACAGGAACGTGCTCTCTGGGATGGTCTAGTTGAAATGTATGAAAAG GGCCTCGTTCGTGCTGTTGGTGTCAGCAATTACGGACCGAAGCAGCTTCTGAAGATCCACAGCTATCTAGCTTCTAAAGGTGTTCCCTTGAGCTCAGCTCAG GTTCAGTTCTCACTACTGAGCATGGGTGACGAGCAGATGGAACTGAAAACCGTGTGTGACTCGTTGGGCATTCGTCTCATCGCATATAGTCCGCTTGGGTTAGGGATGCTGACCGGAAAGTATGATGCTTCTAACCTTCCAAAAGGACCAAG GTCTGTGTTGTTCCGGCAAATTCTTCCTGGGTTGGAGTCTTTGCTGTCCTGTCTAAGAAGAATTGCAGAAAAGAAGGGGAAAACCATGTCTCAGGTAGTTTTTTCATGCACACAATACAACTATGCAAGCATGCATAGAGCAAATGACGGGGGTGGCATGCCTGAATTCTGA